Below is a window of Rattus norvegicus strain BN/NHsdMcwi chromosome 5, GRCr8, whole genome shotgun sequence DNA.
GTTGATTCATGGCCCGAACACTTGCTCATGTTCTTTTTCCTACACATTGCCCAATTGAAAAATGTACATTTAGAAATGCTCTTCTTCTCTCAGCCTACTCCCTTACCAGCTTTCTGCATAGAAATGGAACGGAGAAATTATCTGAGGTAagagttttaaacatttaaagagaGAAACATAGGTAAGAGTGAATAGCCACTCCAGTTTCTATGGAGAAAATCAGAGCATCTGAATGGATGTCTAGAATTCTCACTTTTATGGAGGGCATTTAGGAGATCCTGGTTTGGGGTAAACTATGGTGGCTGCATTCATGGggcagagttccagaccagtcagggCTACGTAATAGAaattcatgagagagagagagagagagagagagagagagagagagagagagagagagagagagaatgtttagTGGAAATCTGTATAGTATAGAAGAGGGAGTCCAGAACTGAACTGGAGCCACTCTTTCACCCAGGAACTCAAGACTTGCACCCTGGGATAGAGAAATGAGCAGGACTCTCCGGGCAGCAGGActctccatcttctgataccCAGTGATGATGGGGGAAGAGAGGGACAAATTTCCATCTTAAAGGACGTGATCAAGACTTATACCTGTTCTCTTGACATGTAAGATTAAAACAATCTTTGCCCGTGTGTACACATGTTCATCTGGATGTGTGCACATATCCACATGCCCGTGCATGTGCATGCCAGTTTCCCATCAAGCCATTCCTGGACTGTTTTCTTCATCTTAGGTTTGCAACAAGGTTTCTCACCAAACAGCTCACCAGTTGGCTAGACACGCTGGCCAACAAGTTCCAGCTCCGGTCTCCACCGCCTTGGTgccagattacaggtgtgcacctccaGGCACAGATTCTTACATGGAGGTTGAAGAGCTGAACTCAGGGTCATGCTCATGAGGCCAGTactttacaaactgagccatctctctagcccaataaCCAACTTCCTACAGGGATGGATGGAGCTGTCACAATGAGTATCCACTCCCCCAAAAGACAGAAAGTATGAAAAGACAACTTCACTATGAAGGTTTTATGAATCACATCCTACTACGTGACAAGATCATACCAGGGCACTAATAATTGATGAAGGTTAaataattttctcttcctttcttgtttttttcttgcttttcaaggcagggtttctttgtatagccctggcagtccttgaactcactctgtagaccagactggcctcaaactcacttagATCTGTCTGCCTATGCCTCCTAAGTGCCAAGATCAGAAGTGTGTGTATCCCTCTTCtcaggaaaataattttcttaatttgagaCAGCAACTGGAACCTGAATTTTAAGAGAAACCAAATGTCACTTCAGAAACTGAAGCATGGGCTCACTGGTACCTGCAAGTACAGGTAATGCTTATGAGTGACACATCTGTATTGCGTATCAGGGAACATGGACTCGTTAAACCCTCCTAAGTACTAGACTTAGAGATAAGACAAGCTGGATTCGTGTAGTGTCAGTGACAACTAAGAAaaaccaacaaatgggacttgACAAGAGGATCATAAAACACAGGTCATAAGCAGGGAGGGTTAAGGGAGCCTCTGACTAATAAGAATGAGACTTTCTATAGCTGAATTTCCTACAAGCCACTCCAATAAGAAGGTATGAAAAAGATGTCGGAGATGTCTACCCATAAGCTGCCAGTCTAGAAAAATTAGCTTGTATTTGCATACTGGGAGATCTTTTGGAAAGATGCAATAGAGGACTAGTACACCAGGACAAATGACATTAAGGAACCATCACCAAACTAAGGAGAGCTGGTAACTCATCCATTTAAAGACACAGCaatccagagactaagccactacccaaagaccatacatgggctgaccctgggctccaacctcataggtagcaatcaatagcctagtaagagcaccagtggaaggggaaatcccttggtcctgccaagactgaacgcccagtgaacgtgattgttgagggagggtggtaatggggggagtatggtgaggggaagcccatatagaagtggagggggagggattagggggatgttggccgggaataCTGGAAGGAGaatacaatcgaaatgtaaataaggaatactcaagttaataaagataaaaaaaataaaggcacagCAAGAACTTAAGGTTGACAGCCATTAACAAGGGCACTAGAGGGCAAGAAGGTTGACTAGAGAGTGATTGTATAAGTTACTttcatattgctgtgataaaatgccatgactgTGTCAACAAGGGGCAGATGGTTTCAGAGAGATACGCCCCTCTCTACACTCATGacagggaggcatggcagcaaggGACCGtcacagagcaggaagctgaaagTCACATCTTGACCTGTAAGTAGGAAACAGGCCATACCTctgtgtgtggcacacacacagtTGGGCCGGCCCTAATGAAAACACCCACCAACTGGGTGATGtctcaaatgcctgagactatgGGGGAATATCTCATTCAAATCATCCCAGGGATTAAGGAAGAATGGACACTTACAGAGCAGGGGTATGAGGAGTTATGTAGTCAATGGAAGGAAACAAAATTATTGGGAGTGTCCACCATCTCCAGAGATGCAGAAAAGAGACTGATCTAAGAATGTCTAAATTTATTACAAGAATATATGACAATTAGGGAACTTTTGTGCACGGAGGGGACAGGGAAAATTgaggattcttttttaaatatggtGAAGAGGAATGAGATTGAATGTTGAAGAGTCTTCTGGAGGCTAAGCAATAAGTATACAGTAGGGAAGGGGCTAGGTGAGGGAGGTGACTTCAGGCTACTGAGCCCTGGATTTCAGCTTTCTCCCTACCACTGTCAGAATGGTGACTGACTGTACTCTTACTCCTTATGGAAGACCATGCCTCTCGGGCTACCCTATAGCATGGCATTTGGAATTGCTGCACCTCCTCTATAAAGAGATTATCCATGCCTACCCCTGAGCCAGGCGGCTTGCTCTTACCATTTGAAAGTGAGCTACAGTGGGTAACTATCACATCCAAGCAGTGATTTAAGGAGTAATTAAGTGGTTCAATTCACccattcctttcttctccatGAAATAAAAGCTTGTGGCGAGCTGCTCATGTGGACAGGTTTACAGGAGAAGGTGATATTAGAATCTCCAAGGTAAGAAAATTCCTGTACTGTGAATTCCatttctcctgagagattctGGTGTTTTTTCTACTAGTTCCTGGTTAAGAGACAAAAACCgggacttttaagaaaaaaatattttttccatattGGGGATCGAATCTAGGTCCTTGTGAGAAATCACTCTCGAttctgagctgtatccccagccctAATGAAAGTTTTCAAATTACTCTTTGAAGAATTCCAGGCTTaccacaaagaaattaaagacttacttGCACTGGTTCCTGTTTTCTTGAGTCTGTGCAGACTACTTGGGCTGTTCTTATTTACCTTTCCTGAAGAACATCGCTCCTCTTCCCCATCCAACTTAGAGACTGGGACTTGTCTGGGATCTTGATTTCCTACTCATAAGAAATGGTAGACACTGAGGGTTGGACCAACCATTTCAGAAATCAAGCCACAACTTTTTTACTTCAGGGTCTTTCAAGGCTAATGAACATATATGGCTTCTGATGTTTCAAAATAAGGATGCCCATGATCCTCAACTAAGCACACCTTCCCTTTTGGAGGCAATGACACAAGCATCATTCCTAGCACTTGTTgctattctgtctaagctccacccacaCAGGTActtggcagcagccaggtatgctctgccccacagttggcTAGCAAATGGCATGTATAGTACCTGACACaataaaaggagctgcttgccccccCCACCTCTTAttccctcttaccctctctttcccctcttgctctttcttgttctctgttcttgtcccattcccctcccccatgtgACCATGACTGGGCCACCtgtcctctcttctactcttctctcattaaacctcgtCACGTGAAACCATGGTGTCTTAGTATTTTCTGTCCAGTCAAGGGTTGAGATAAAAAACCCTAACAGTACTAAAAAGGGATCAAAAGTCCCtgaccaaccagccaaccaccacgaccaccaccaccaccaccaccaccaccaccaccaccaccaccactgccaaaataaaacaaaacaaaacaagaaaacatcaaGGGGAAAAATGAAGGACTTGAGGAAGAAGGGACCGCAGGGAACATATTCTGGGTGGAGGTGAACTGTTCTTACCTATTGAAACTGGATTGTTGCAGTTCTCTAGCTTTGTATCCTTGTACACATTTCTCTGCCCAGGTTCCAGCTGCTCCCATTCGTCTGAGGAAAATCCACAGACACATCCATGAATGTTACTGACTCCTATCATTCTTATTCAGTCCACAGAGAATTAGACAGTTCGACCGCAACAACCCTCACcacttccccctcttcttctttacAAAGGGATTGGCTCTGTCTCTGGTGTTTAGAATTTCTTCCTTGGCTTTGAATGTTTCTCCTATTTCACATCTCATTTCCACAAAGTATTTGTTATCGAAGGGGGAAGGCTTTAGGTGAACTCCAGCTGCCATGTTGACCTGGGACTAGCGAGTTTGTCTGGACCTTTCTCTGGGTTGCTGTCCCTTGGCTTATGGCAACATTGTCAGACCATTTTCTATCTTCCACAGATTCCTGGACTGGAACTGTTACCTAATTTAGTAAGTATTCTCAAGGATAGCTTAGCTTGTGAACACTTTGTTATTTTGTCTCTAAACTTTTGCCAATACTAAAAGTGAAAAGCCAGGCACGGTGGGGCATGGATGAGGCTGAAGTCACTGAGGAGGCTTTAGTAAGAGAATGATATGGAccgtggcggggggggggggggagacagagagacagagagagatttcaGCAAAATTGGTTGGCTCTCTCAACAGCTTTTTGCCATAATATACCAAACCACAACAAGAACTTGAATCAGGATGCTGAGCTTGATCCAAATTTAATCTCTCGAACTAGGGGCCAGAGGATGCTATGGGGTGTTGGGCAAACTTTTGTCTTTATCCATTGGGCCTCTAATGACCAGACCTCCCCCGACCTCTAGCATGTCCTGAACCATGTTGAGCAGCCATAGCCTTAGAAAGATGTGTCTCTCCTAGATCTGTTGGAAAAGATAGTCTATGGATGGAAGAATCGTACAGCAAGTCTCATGTGTCTAAGGTCCTTATAAAGCCTCTAAGGCAGGAGCCCTAGAGGGCATTCATCAGGTCTTGGGACTGCTCCAGAGGTGGTGAGATCCTGAGACTCAGATTAGATTCTGGGACATGAGGAAGGATCTTGGGTACAGGACTAAGGAGGTCCCCTCATTCTCTCATGGGTTAGCCCTCtggacacatagacatacatttaaGTGCAAGGGTAATCATTTATTGAACTGCAAGAGCAAGATATTTGTGCGGAATGATCATGGGTGGGGCCAAGAGAAAtttaagaaagcttttaattCTCGATGTGTTGTCCTGGGTAACTAGGGAAGATGCTGGAGAGACCAGGATTGCACTTTTCTGTGACAGAGGATGGAAATCAGATCGCAGAATTTGTCTCAGGATGCTCCATGGACAGGAAATGGTGATGCTAGAGTCCTGGTGAGAAGTCTCCACTCAGCACTGAGTAATCCAGGAAGAAAGAATACAGGAACCCATTAAGCATGTCTTGGACTGACTTCAGGACAGAGAGGCACTCTATTCTATAGAACAAAGGATGAAGAAATAGATCTTGCCCTGCAATATAATCAAAATTATTTGCCAGAaaacagggattaaaggcatagaaTAAATTACACTTTCCTTATGGATGGCCTATGAAAAATGAAGTAACGAAAGGTCTGAGGCTTGGTTCCACAACCTTTGGCTCTGAAGAATGTTCATTGCCTTGAGGAATAATGGTGAAAGCCTTGGCCACTTTTAAAGACTTTCCTACATTATCTGAGTAAACTCTTGGGAAGTGGGAAAGAGGGGTCAAAGGAGTCTGCTCGCCAGACTGGAAGAGAAGTGGAGATCATGCAACTCCACTTCCAGGTAAGAAGCCAAGGTTGTACGGAGTACAGATGATGATCTTATTCTCCAGAGTTGGATGGAGTAGGACCACagtctctgaagagcagtcataCTCACATCCTGCTACTCTCTGTTTCAAACTTTAACTCTTAATGACACTTAACACATCGCTGAGCCATTTTTACACAACTGTGCAGCAACTATGGAAAACTCACTCCCTTGTTTTCGTGCCTAAGTGCTTGGTTCACTTTACATTAGAGCTCAAAATAGGACCAGATAGTCACAAATCCACATAATTCAGTCATTTTTCAAACTCTCCTCAAAGACTCCTTATCAAATTATTCTTATAATAATTTGGGAGCACAATACTAATGCTTTTGGAAGGCCTGGTCCATGCCCACCCCCACCTTGCTCTCACTGGAGATTGCCCACCTGGAGGCTCAGGCCTTTCTTCATCCTCGGGCCTGGAGACAGCGATCTGTAGGGTGAGAACAAGAACGTGTTCAGGTACCAGGTCCACGATATTCCCCGAAGAGAAAATGAGGTGCCTCTACAGCTTTCAACAAATAGCTGATAGCCAATCCCCCAGGGTCATTTCTTCTATGATATAATATTCAGAACGAAAAAAATAAGTGAGTCCTGACTTACCAGTCTTGGTTAGATCAATGATATTGTCCCTAGTGATTCCATGCGCCTCACATAGTTTTGCAAACTTTTCCTTGatgtctgaactcagatcctttgtTCTGCCTGTGAAAAGAGCAGCAGTGAGTGTAGCAGCTGTGTCCTAGGCATTGACCACAGAACTAAGTGAGGGGACAGGGGCACCCCCATAAGGATGAGAAAATGGCTGGTGACATGGTTGACAGGTGTGGGTCCAATCTATCCTGAATGTGGCACCCATGGAATGGCCTTCTGGCACACGGAGAGATTTCAGAGTGTGCCCATCACTGTGCTTGAGGCAGGGTGCAGGTGAACATCGTCGACCTTCAGGAAGTGAGGAAGAGGCAGGACCAAGCTGGGAAGACTATACTAAAGCTAGagtttccttcctgttttcccaacCCAAATCAGTGTCCGTGTGGAAATACTTTACCGTAGAGCACCATCAGCTGGAAGGTTTCCCCGTTCTTGAAATTAATGAGATGAAACATGACATATCTGTCATAGTCTGTCTTAAGTATAGTAAATGTATTCCCTCCGTCATCTGTGGAGGAAATGGGACACAGCTCAGAAATTCTCTGGTCTGCATGAAATTATGTAAACCCTTTACCTGTACTACCCCAAacataaaaatcattaaaatacataTCCTGGAAAAGATGGGGGGCAGGGATGTCTGCTGCTTCCCATCTATAGCCTTCTGGAATTGATGAAGTAACTTCTAAGGAAGGGGCTCTGGGACCACGCCCACTAGACAACACTTAGCCACTGCAGTGACTcactctctctcatcctctctgaGGCTCTCCTACCTCCCTCAGCACCTTCAAGCAACACGTCTGCCTTTCATAAGTCTGCCGTCTCACATGGCTACATCCTGAGCAATGTACACCGGTGCTAGCTACTGGGCAGTATCAAATTCCACCTCACCATACTTATCTTCCTTGCCTGCCACAGGGTGCTAGCTATTAGATGGCCCCCATGTCCCTGGCGAAATCAACCATGTCAGGAAGTGCTTGAGATTCTACAAGGGGTCGTGGTGAGTTCGCTAGTAGAAAGTTTGACTGGGAGGTgcaagttcctgagttcaattcccagcaacacatggacacacacacacacacacacacacacacacacacacacacacatacacaagataATGGTAGTAGGGTTTACTAAATTCCTTGTGGATAGATATATAGACATTCTATATACTTACACTCAACAAAATATTCGCCATCCTCTGGCGTTTTGTAGGCAACCAAATATAGTTCCCTGCACTCTCCATTTTCCCTGTAAAACAGACCAAGCTGATGCTTAGAGGATTTTTGATCTGGCTGGCTTCTTCACCCTCTACTCTATAGGTATCTCCACTTTCTGATTCTATTTaccttttgaatatttttgcaaaattagCAAAATGGCTTTTTTTAAGGTTATTTCGTTTCTGTCTGATACTTTAGTAATAGGGATTTGCGCTTATTTATTCTTCCTCAGCTAAGGGCAAACACCTCACTTACTTAATACGGAACTTGAAGCCTAAGGAATTCTCCAAGACATCGATGTGCTGCATAAAAACTCTCATGCTGCcattctcttctatcttttctcttttgttagaGGCCACGACAATAGAAAACCAATCCCCATTGAGCTGTAATGGATAAGAAAATGCTTAAGGGAGAAGGGGGCAGGGATACCACATGGACATGTTTCTTCTTGAATTTGGCTTGATAGAGTTGTCACAATACCTAAcattctgcccctgcctctcagtGAGATCAGAGGTCCCCAAATCTTGTTAGATC
It encodes the following:
- the Mup4l1 gene encoding major urinary protein precursor, with the translated sequence MKLLLLLLCLGLTLVCGHAEEASSTRGNLDVAKLNGDWFSIVVASNKREKIEENGSMRVFMQHIDVLENSLGFKFRIKENGECRELYLVAYKTPEDGEYFVEYDGGNTFTILKTDYDRYVMFHLINFKNGETFQLMVLYGRTKDLSSDIKEKFAKLCEAHGITRDNIIDLTKTDRCLQARG
- the Mup4l1 gene encoding major urinary protein isoform X2, translated to MQKKLVPQEGTSMWLRENGECRELYLVAYKTPEDGEYFVEYDGGNTFTILKTDYDRYVMFHLINFKNGETFQLMVLYGRTKDLSSDIKEKFAKLCEAHGITRDNIIDLTKTDRCLQARG